In the Pristiophorus japonicus isolate sPriJap1 chromosome 5, sPriJap1.hap1, whole genome shotgun sequence genome, one interval contains:
- the LOC139264268 gene encoding interferon-induced protein with tetratricopeptide repeats 5-like: protein MSNTLNDCLKAKLGELQCQFTWAPQKDSIDLEDMKYRLHNLIQAGVKYQAMSYNHLAFVNCLQGNCEEAIQNLNEAEKILRENHEHEFKRRSIITYGNYAWVYYHMGQLTEAQSYLDKLERICKQLTDGSRYTALIPEVYGEKGWSLLSSAAQYYEEAKECFEKALEEDPDDTEWNVGYATVLFRLEGGPGISENGEPSQSVKQLRRVLELDPDDSVAMVLLALKLQESKQKEKALQLVEQALQKSPDLPYVTRYAARFLRKEGDVEKAMELLKKALKIIPHSSFLHHQVGLCYRNKVYQLIKHPGSKDPRNPAFQQKAELINQCKYHFEKAFEQKPSFIFARLDFAKICSLNGEYLKAEKIYSDFLQLEDNHPDKQSVYLQIGLFELHQKRSESNAINYFLEGLKFQRDTKAWQLCHENLRKIATKQIDRNPRNSKAFGVLGLLHQQDGKKCKAIECFEKALEFDCGNEEYLSALCKLRLSISQ from the exons ATGAG CAACACACTGAACGATTGTTTGAAAGCGAAACTCGGCGAGCTTCAATGTCAATTCACGTGGGCCCCACAGAAAGACAGTATTGACTTGGAGGACATGAAGTATAGATTACACAATTTAATACAGGCTGGTGTGAAATATCAGGCCATGTCTTACAACCACCTCGCTTTTGTAAACTGTCTGCAAGGCAACTGTGAAGAGGCAATTCAAAACTTAAATGAAgctgaaaaaattctgagggaaaaTCATGAACATGAATTTAAAAGAAGAAGCATCATCACCTATGGAAACTATGCCTGGGTATATTATCACATGGGCCAACTGACAGAGGCCCAGTCCTACCTCGACAAGCTGGAGAGGATCTGTAAACAATTGACTGATGGCTCTCGGTATACAGCGCTGATACCTGAAGTATacggggagaagggttggtcactGTTGAGTTCTGCTGCTCAATACTATGAGGAGGCAAAGGAATGTTTTGAGAAAGCTCTGGAGGAAGATCCTGATGAtactgaatggaatgttggctatgCGACTGTTCTGTTTCGTCTGGAAGGAGGTCCTGGTatctcagagaatggtgaacccaGTCAATCAGTGAAGCAGTTGCGACGTGTGCTGGAACTTGATCCAGATGACTCTGTCGCCATGGTGCTGTTGGCTCTAAAACTGCAAGAGTCCAAACAAAAGGAGAAAGCACTGCAATTAGTTGAACAAGCATTGCAGAAGTCCCCTGATCTTCCATATGTAACTCGTTATGCAGCAAGATTTCTGAGAAAAGAAGGAGATGTGGAAAAAGCTATGGAGCTGTTGAAGAAAGCATTAAAAATTATCCCACACTCTTCCTTCTTACACCACCAAGTAGGTCTGTGTTACAGAAACAAAGTATATCAGTTGATCAAACATCCAGGCAGCAAAGACCCTCGCAATCCTGCTTTTCAACAGAAAGCTGAATTGATCAATCAATGCAAgtaccattttgaaaaggcatttgagCAGAAGCCATCATTTATTTTTGCACGATTAGATTTTGCAAAAATCTGTTCATTAAATGGGGAATATCTCAAAGCAGAGAAGATCTACAGCGATTTCCTGCAATTAGAAGATAATCATCCTGATAAGCAGTCCGTATATTTGCAGATTGGGTTATTTGAACTGCACCAGAAAAGATCGGAATCAAATGCCATCAACTATTTTCTGGAAGGACTTAAATTTCAACGTGACACAAAAGCTTGGCAATTGTGTCATGAAAacttgagaaagattgcaacaaaACAAATTGACAGGAATCCCAGAAACAGCAAGGCCTTTGGTGTTCTTGGGTTACTGCACCAGCAGGATGGGAAGAAGTGCAAAGCTATTGAATGCTTTGAAAAGGCCTTGGAGTTTGATTGTGGCAATGAAGAATATCTAAGTGCTCTTTGTAAATTACGCCTTTCTATCAGTCAATGA